A section of the Telopea speciosissima isolate NSW1024214 ecotype Mountain lineage chromosome 3, Tspe_v1, whole genome shotgun sequence genome encodes:
- the LOC122655483 gene encoding ubiquitin-conjugating enzyme E2 D4-like — protein sequence MELLSRLCSSKPSASVSVSNPVVKNAGNNLARKRLQKELANITKDPPSHCSGGLVGNDIFKWKGAIMGPADTPFEGGIFFLSVCIPRDYPFHPPKVRFLTKVYHPNIDANGNIHVDILKEQWSPCLLVEKVLLSICSLLPDPNAKGSVNSIAHLYNNDRKLYNKKARAWTQKYAMG from the exons ATGGAGCTTCTCTCTCGTCTCTGTTCTTCTAAACCTTCTGCTTctgtttcagtttcaaacccagTAGTCAAGAATGCTGGAAACAATTTGGCCAGGAAACGACTACAGAAAGAACTTGCCAATATAACAAAAGACCCACCAAGTCATTGCAGTGGTGGGCTTGTTGGAAATGACATCTTCAAGTGGAAGGGAGCAATAATGGGTCCTGCTGATACCCCATTCGAAGGTGGTATATTTTTTCTCTCTGTCTGTATCCCCAGGGATTACCCCTTTCATCCACCCAAAGTCAGATTCCTAACCAAG GTTTATCATCCAAACATTGATGCTAATGGCAATATCCATGTTGACATTCTAAAGGAACAATGGAGCCCTTGCTTGCTTGTTGAGAAGGTTTTACTGTCCATATGCTCCCTTCTTCCTGATCCAAATGCAAAGGGCTCTGTGAATTCGATAGCTCATCTTTACAACAATGACAGGAAGCTTTATAATAAGAAAGCAAGGGCATGGACACAGAAATACGCAATGGGCTGA